Proteins encoded together in one Osmerus eperlanus chromosome 20, fOsmEpe2.1, whole genome shotgun sequence window:
- the LOC134040656 gene encoding uncharacterized protein LOC134040656 isoform X2: protein MSGSVIIWLCLVMTSFTSAETSSVRRVSVPEDHHLSLPCGRPGNAVWTHQVRGVIGDATPEPERPKYALLPDGSLFIRDLEEADSGDFRCNDHLVAHVQVLSGQVFSVSAGRVLVLPCRGSAKPKQRWFFRGEGQAKRQPIATRYKNGEVREERADPGNRFSYDRDELQIADLQPGDAGEYQCNTETAGRVTVLPDTIEEEDIEAKFDNGSVVAAVIGVGVAALLASLMCLLTVDRKCRRKRKYTNPGAQHRQEDTELQHQGLSSTEWELAERGRERTSPHIEEVEDLHYASLGRQNWKDLERPRATTDLHNHVIYSAVVT from the exons ATGTCAGGCTCGGTCATCATTTGGTTGTGTCTTGTCATGACCTCCTTTACCTCAGCTGAAACTTCCTCAG TCAGGAGAGTGTCCGTGCCAGAAGaccaccacctctccctgccctgtggTCGCCCCGGCAACGCAGTCTGGACTCACCAGGTCCGAGGCGTCATCGGCGATGCGACGCCCGAACCGGAGCGTCCAAAGTACGCCCTGCTCCCCGACGGCTCGCTGTTCATCAGGGACCTGGAGGAGGCAGACTCCGGCGACTTCCGCTGCAACGACCATCTGGTCGCCCACGTCCAGGTGCTTTCAG GCCAGGTGTTCTCAGTGTCAGCAGGCCGGGTTCTGGTCCTGCCCTGCCGTGGTTCTGCTAAGCCCAAGCAGAGGTGGTTCTTCAGGGGGGAGGGTCAGGCGAAACGGCAGCCCATCGCCACGCGCTACAAGaacggggaggtgagggaggagagggccgaCCCGGGGAACAGGTTCTCCTACGACCGCGACGAGCTGCAGATTGCCGACCTGCAGCCAGGGGACGCTGGAGAGTACCAGTGCAACACTGAGACGGCTGGGAGAGTCACCGTGCTgccag ATACTATTGAGGAGGAGGACATAGAAGCAAAGTTTGACAACG GCTCTGTGGTGGCAGCAGTGATTGGTGTGGGCGTGGCTGCCCTGTTAGCCTCTCTGATGTGTCTTCTGACTGTCGACAGGAagtgcaggaggaagaggaagtacACAAACCCAG GGGCACAGCACAGACAGGAAGATACTGAGCTTCAACACCAGGGACTGTCAAGTACAG AGTGGGAGctggcagagaggggcagagagagg ACCTCTCCTCATatagaggaagtggaggatctCCACTACGCCTCTCTGGGTCGTCAGAACTGGAAGGACCTGGAAAGACCCAGAGCTACGACCGACCTGCACAACCATGTCATCTACTCTGCTGTGGTCACCTGA
- the LOC134040658 gene encoding uncharacterized protein LOC134040658: MPSQAQLLEALSAVSGCNVQLAAGAAHTLTPQDFVNVVALKEFYTQEGLQALEYPNLGTLSLQDMGTTTTLALPESDSAPTNRPTVYVNAQEFFDPRWNYDFTNVKDGETVFTRGKEPYLRPCGWFRAAIKVLKKYPDGDAWLGTGDEAWPVSYHGPAMDGSLGIIVTKKKAKGDEDGDDDGGPGERSAAGSTLGRGVYSTPDVKIAGKFSKTFRSREDNKVYKVVLQNRINPEQRQKCRREKYWLVYVPEGSTAIQERAIIEGALRPYGLLLQQV, translated from the coding sequence ATGCCCAGCCAGGCTCAGCTCCTGGAGGCTCTGTCCGCCGTCTCCGGCTGCAACGTGCAGCTGGCGGCCGGAGCGGCCCACACGCTCACGCCCCAGGACTTTGTCAACGTCGTGGCTCTCAAGGAGTTCTACACACAGGAGGGTCTCCAGGCGCTGGAGTATCCCAACCTGGGGActctctccctgcaggacatgggcaccaccaccaccctggccCTCCCCGAGTCTGACTCCGCCCCGACGAACAGACCCACGGTCTACGTCAACGCCCAGGAGTTCTTCGACCCCAGGTGGAACTACGACTTCACCAACGTGAAGGACGGAGAGACGGTGTTCACCCGGGGGAAGGAACCGTACCTCCGGCCCTGCGGATGGTTCCGGGCCGCCATCAAGGTTCTGAAGAAGTACCCAGACGGGGACGCCTGGCTGGGGACCGGGGACGAGGCATGGCCCGTCTCCTACCACGGCCCCGCCATGGACGGCTCCCTCGGCATCATCGTCACCAAAAAGAAAGCCAAAGGTGACGAAGATGGCGATGACGATGGAGGTCCCGGGGAGCGGTCGGCGGCCGGGTCCACCCTGGGGAGAGGAGTCTACTCCACACCAGACGTCAAGATCGCTGGGAAGTTCTCCAAGACCTTCCGGTCCAGAGAGGACAACAAGGTGTACAAGGTGGTTCTGCAGAACCGGATTAACCCGGAGCAGCGTCAGAAGTGTCGGAGGGAGAAGTACTGGCTGGTCTACGTGCCGGAAGGATCCACGGCCATCCAGGAGAGAGCCATCATCGAGGGAGCCCTGCGGCCTTATGGCCTGCTGCTGCAGCAGGTGTAA
- the LOC134040656 gene encoding uncharacterized protein LOC134040656 isoform X3 yields MSGSVIIWLCLVMTSFTSAETSSVRRVSVPEDHHLSLPCGRPGNAVWTHQVRGVIGDATPEPERPKYALLPDGSLFIRDLEEADSGDFRCNDHLVAHVQVLSGQVFSVSAGRVLVLPCRGSAKPKQRWFFRGEGQAKRQPIATRYKNGEVREERADPGNRFSYDRDELQIADLQPGDAGEYQCNTETAGRVTVLPDPDNSGTQTTTTVVLNTDTIEEEDIEAKFDNGSAGGRGSTQTQGHSTDRKILSFNTRDCQVQSGSWQRGAERGPLLI; encoded by the exons ATGTCAGGCTCGGTCATCATTTGGTTGTGTCTTGTCATGACCTCCTTTACCTCAGCTGAAACTTCCTCAG TCAGGAGAGTGTCCGTGCCAGAAGaccaccacctctccctgccctgtggTCGCCCCGGCAACGCAGTCTGGACTCACCAGGTCCGAGGCGTCATCGGCGATGCGACGCCCGAACCGGAGCGTCCAAAGTACGCCCTGCTCCCCGACGGCTCGCTGTTCATCAGGGACCTGGAGGAGGCAGACTCCGGCGACTTCCGCTGCAACGACCATCTGGTCGCCCACGTCCAGGTGCTTTCAG GCCAGGTGTTCTCAGTGTCAGCAGGCCGGGTTCTGGTCCTGCCCTGCCGTGGTTCTGCTAAGCCCAAGCAGAGGTGGTTCTTCAGGGGGGAGGGTCAGGCGAAACGGCAGCCCATCGCCACGCGCTACAAGaacggggaggtgagggaggagagggccgaCCCGGGGAACAGGTTCTCCTACGACCGCGACGAGCTGCAGATTGCCGACCTGCAGCCAGGGGACGCTGGAGAGTACCAGTGCAACACTGAGACGGCTGGGAGAGTCACCGTGCTgccag ACCCAGATAACTCCGGCACCCAGACTACCACCACTGTTGTACTGAACACAG ATACTATTGAGGAGGAGGACATAGAAGCAAAGTTTGACAACG GAagtgcaggaggaagaggaagtacACAAACCCAG GGGCACAGCACAGACAGGAAGATACTGAGCTTCAACACCAGGGACTGTCAAGTACAG AGTGGGAGctggcagagaggggcagagagagg ACCTCTCCTCATatag
- the LOC134040656 gene encoding uncharacterized protein LOC134040656 isoform X1: MSGSVIIWLCLVMTSFTSAETSSVRRVSVPEDHHLSLPCGRPGNAVWTHQVRGVIGDATPEPERPKYALLPDGSLFIRDLEEADSGDFRCNDHLVAHVQVLSGQVFSVSAGRVLVLPCRGSAKPKQRWFFRGEGQAKRQPIATRYKNGEVREERADPGNRFSYDRDELQIADLQPGDAGEYQCNTETAGRVTVLPDPDNSGTQTTTTVVLNTDTIEEEDIEAKFDNGSVVAAVIGVGVAALLASLMCLLTVDRKCRRKRKYTNPGAQHRQEDTELQHQGLSSTEWELAERGRERTSPHIEEVEDLHYASLGRQNWKDLERPRATTDLHNHVIYSAVVT, encoded by the exons ATGTCAGGCTCGGTCATCATTTGGTTGTGTCTTGTCATGACCTCCTTTACCTCAGCTGAAACTTCCTCAG TCAGGAGAGTGTCCGTGCCAGAAGaccaccacctctccctgccctgtggTCGCCCCGGCAACGCAGTCTGGACTCACCAGGTCCGAGGCGTCATCGGCGATGCGACGCCCGAACCGGAGCGTCCAAAGTACGCCCTGCTCCCCGACGGCTCGCTGTTCATCAGGGACCTGGAGGAGGCAGACTCCGGCGACTTCCGCTGCAACGACCATCTGGTCGCCCACGTCCAGGTGCTTTCAG GCCAGGTGTTCTCAGTGTCAGCAGGCCGGGTTCTGGTCCTGCCCTGCCGTGGTTCTGCTAAGCCCAAGCAGAGGTGGTTCTTCAGGGGGGAGGGTCAGGCGAAACGGCAGCCCATCGCCACGCGCTACAAGaacggggaggtgagggaggagagggccgaCCCGGGGAACAGGTTCTCCTACGACCGCGACGAGCTGCAGATTGCCGACCTGCAGCCAGGGGACGCTGGAGAGTACCAGTGCAACACTGAGACGGCTGGGAGAGTCACCGTGCTgccag ACCCAGATAACTCCGGCACCCAGACTACCACCACTGTTGTACTGAACACAG ATACTATTGAGGAGGAGGACATAGAAGCAAAGTTTGACAACG GCTCTGTGGTGGCAGCAGTGATTGGTGTGGGCGTGGCTGCCCTGTTAGCCTCTCTGATGTGTCTTCTGACTGTCGACAGGAagtgcaggaggaagaggaagtacACAAACCCAG GGGCACAGCACAGACAGGAAGATACTGAGCTTCAACACCAGGGACTGTCAAGTACAG AGTGGGAGctggcagagaggggcagagagagg ACCTCTCCTCATatagaggaagtggaggatctCCACTACGCCTCTCTGGGTCGTCAGAACTGGAAGGACCTGGAAAGACCCAGAGCTACGACCGACCTGCACAACCATGTCATCTACTCTGCTGTGGTCACCTGA
- the LOC134040656 gene encoding uncharacterized protein LOC134040656 isoform X4: MSGSVIIWLCLVMTSFTSAETSSVRRVSVPEDHHLSLPCGRPGNAVWTHQVRGVIGDATPEPERPKYALLPDGSLFIRDLEEADSGDFRCNDHLVAHVQVLSGQVFSVSAGRVLVLPCRGSAKPKQRWFFRGEGQAKRQPIATRYKNGEVREERADPGNRFSYDRDELQIADLQPGDAGEYQCNTETAGRVTVLPDTIEEEDIEAKFDNGSAGGRGSTQTQGHSTDRKILSFNTRDCQVQSGSWQRGAERGPLLI; the protein is encoded by the exons ATGTCAGGCTCGGTCATCATTTGGTTGTGTCTTGTCATGACCTCCTTTACCTCAGCTGAAACTTCCTCAG TCAGGAGAGTGTCCGTGCCAGAAGaccaccacctctccctgccctgtggTCGCCCCGGCAACGCAGTCTGGACTCACCAGGTCCGAGGCGTCATCGGCGATGCGACGCCCGAACCGGAGCGTCCAAAGTACGCCCTGCTCCCCGACGGCTCGCTGTTCATCAGGGACCTGGAGGAGGCAGACTCCGGCGACTTCCGCTGCAACGACCATCTGGTCGCCCACGTCCAGGTGCTTTCAG GCCAGGTGTTCTCAGTGTCAGCAGGCCGGGTTCTGGTCCTGCCCTGCCGTGGTTCTGCTAAGCCCAAGCAGAGGTGGTTCTTCAGGGGGGAGGGTCAGGCGAAACGGCAGCCCATCGCCACGCGCTACAAGaacggggaggtgagggaggagagggccgaCCCGGGGAACAGGTTCTCCTACGACCGCGACGAGCTGCAGATTGCCGACCTGCAGCCAGGGGACGCTGGAGAGTACCAGTGCAACACTGAGACGGCTGGGAGAGTCACCGTGCTgccag ATACTATTGAGGAGGAGGACATAGAAGCAAAGTTTGACAACG GAagtgcaggaggaagaggaagtacACAAACCCAG GGGCACAGCACAGACAGGAAGATACTGAGCTTCAACACCAGGGACTGTCAAGTACAG AGTGGGAGctggcagagaggggcagagagagg ACCTCTCCTCATatag